From one Triticum aestivum cultivar Chinese Spring chromosome 4B, IWGSC CS RefSeq v2.1, whole genome shotgun sequence genomic stretch:
- the LOC123093729 gene encoding pre-mRNA-processing factor 19 — MICAISGEVPEDPVLSTKSGLLFERRLIQRYVEDHGKCPVTKEELAMDDLVTVKTDKIPKPRPLQAASVPGLLGMFQNEWDALMLSNFALEQQLHTARQELSHALYQHDAACRVIARLKKERDESRTLLAQAERQIPISAAGPAPVAAVTNGKRALEDEVGPDGKKIRPGINPVMIDELTECNSVLSAQRKKRQVPPSLAPIDALERYTQISSHPLHKTNKPGILSIDIHHSKDIIATGGIDTNAVLFDRPSGQVLCTLTDHSKKITSLKFVPRDELLITGSADKTVRVWQGNEDGSYGCRHTMRDHGAEVEAVTVHASQKYFATASRDSTWCFYDISTGSCLTQVGEASGQDGYTSAAFHPDGLILGTGTSEGVIKIWDVKSQTRVAKFEGEVGHVGTVTAMSFSENGYFLATAALDGVKLWDLRKLRNFRTLSPYDPDTPTSSVEFDFSGSYIAVAGSDIRVYQVANVKTEWNLVKTLPDLSGTGKVTSVKFGADAKYVAVGSMDHNLRVFGLPGDEQMEVAK; from the exons ATGATTTGCGCAA TCTCCGGCGAGGTGCCGGAGGACCCGGTCTTGTCGACCAAGTCGGGGCTGCTCTTCGAGCGGAGGCTCATCCAGCGCTACGTCGAG GACCATGGGAAGTGCCCGGTCaccaaggaggagctcgccatggaCGACCTCGTGACGGTGAAGACCGACAAG ATTCCTAAGCCTAGACCTCTGCAAGCTGCAAGTGTCCCTGGACTCCTTGGTATGTTTCAGAAT GAGTGGGATGCTCTCATGCTGTCTAATTTTGCTTTGGAGCAGCAGCTACATACAGCAAGACAAGAGCTCAGTCATGCGTTATACCAG CATGATGCTGCTTGCCGTGTTATCGCCAGACTAAAGAAGGAAAGAGATGAGTCTAGGACACTTTTGGCTCAAGCTGAAAGGCAGATTCCTATTTCAGCTGCAGGACCTGCGCCTGTAGCTGCTGTTACAAATGGGAAAAGAG CTTTGGAAGATGAAGTGGGTCCTGATGGGAAGAAGATACGTCCTGGTATTAATCCTGTCATGATCGATGAATTAACAGAATGCAATTCCGTGCTCTCAGCACAGCGCAAGAAACGGCAG GTACCTCCAAGTTTGGCACCAATTGATGCACTTGAAAGATATACTCAAATCTCCAGTCATCCACTTCATAAGACAAACAAACCAGGGATTTTATCTATTGATATTCATCATTCAAAG GATATTATTGCTACTGGGGGTATCGATACAAACGCAGTTCTTTTTGATAGGCCATCGGGTCAAGTCTTGTGCACTCTCACTGATCACTCAAAGAAG ATTACAAGTTTGAAATTTGTTCCCCGGGATGAGCTTTTGATAACCGGATCAGCAGATAAG ACTGTCCGTGTATGGCAAGGCAATGAAGACGGAAGTTATGGTTGCAGGCACACAATGAGAGATCATGGTGCAGAG GTTGAAGCTGTGACGGTCCATGCTAGTCAGAAATACTTTGCAACTGCCTCCAGAGATAGCACATGGTGCTTTTATGATATTTCAACAGGGTCTTGCCTCACACAG GTTGGCGAGGCTTCTGGACAAGATGGATACACATCAGCAGCTTTCCACCCGGACGGTCTTATACTTGGAACAGGCACGTCAGAAGGTGTTATCAAAATTTGGGATGTAAAATCTCAG ACAAGGGTTGCAAAGTTTGAAGGGGAGGTCGGGCATGTTGGAACAGTGACTGCTATGTCCTTCTCAGAAAATGGATATTTCCTAGCG ACCGCAGCCCTTGATGGTGTCAAGCTTTGGGATCTACGAAAATTGAGGAATTTTAGGACCCTGTCTCCATACGATCCAGACACACCAACAAGTTCTG TGGAGTTTGACTTTAGTGGAAGTTATATCGCCGTTGCTGGTTCTGATATAAG GGTTTACCAAGTGGCCAATGTCAAGACGGAATGGAATCTTGTCAAGACATTACCAGATTTATCCGGCACAG GGAAAGTGACATCGGTGAAGTTTGGGGCAGATGCTAAGTATGTGGCCGTAGGTTCCATGGACCACAACCTGCGCGTGTTCGGGCTCCCTGGAGATGAGCAGATGGAGGTGGCAAAATGA
- the LOC123093731 gene encoding serine carboxypeptidase-like 10, with translation MESSLAMATTPPPHRPPLVLLSLLLLLLHPFFSAAAPSITTKAVPRLPGFSGPLPFSLETGYVGLDDGAQLFYYFIQSENDPEEDPVLLWLTGGPGCSALSGLAYEIGPFNFDFHGYMGGLPTLLYQPSSWAKVSNIIFVDSPVGTGFSYATGDKRTIQSDTIVVQQLHIFLETWFDEHPQFLPNPLYISGDSYSGLIIPSLAMKIAKGIELGNERLINLKGVIAGNPLTDNTTTFNARVPFLHGMGIIPDELYEAARESCGGEYRWASNAHCADSLQAIQECMRGLNTVHVLEPACEEYPSLTIHKQQPLQDHGRKMLTESAFSSVCRNATYFLSELWTNDEAVRESLGIHKGTVPSWLRCDVNLPYTHEITSAVDDHAALITRGYRAMIYSGDHDPKVSYVDTQAWIRRLKLPITDPWRPWHVDDQIVGYTRTFSNNLTYATVKGAGHTAPEYMPRECLAMIDRWLSGEPL, from the exons ATGGAGTCAAGCTTAGCTATggcgacgacgccgccgccccaccggccgCCGCTTGTGCTCTTAtccctgctgctgctcctcctccatccCTTCTTCTCCGCCGCAGCGCCGTCTATCACCACCAAAGCCGTGCCGCGGCTGCCCGGTTTCAGCGGACCCCTGCCCTTCTCCCTCGAAACAGG GTACGTGGGGCTGGACGACGGCGCCCAACTCTTCTACTACTTCATCCAGTCGGAGAACGACCCGGAGGAGGACCCCGTCCTTCTCTGGCTCACGGGCGGGCCCGGTTGCTCCGCCCTCTCAGGCCTCGCCTACGAGATCGGCCCTTTCAACTTTGACTTCCATGGCTACATGGGAGGCCTGCCTACTCTGCTCTACCAGCCATCGTCTTGGGCAAAG GTTAGCAACATCATCTTCGTGGATTCTCCGGTAGGAACAGGCTTCTCATATGCGACCGGAGACAAGAGAACCATACAAAGTGACACAATTGTTGTTCAGCAGCTGCACATTTTCCTTGAAACG TGGTTTGATGAACATCCGCAGTTCTTGCCAAATCCACTCTATATTTCAGGTGATTCATATAGCGGCTTAATCATACCTTCTCTTGCTATGAAAATTGCTAAAG GGATAGAACTCGGCAATGAGCGACTCATTAATCTCAAG GGTGTCATTGCTGGCAATCCATTAACCGATAACACGACGACCTTCAACGCTCGAGTTCCATTTCTTCATGGGATGGGAATTATACCAGATGAACTCTACGAG GCTGCTCGTGAAAGCTGCGGGGGGGAATACCGTTGGGCATCGAACGCCCACTGTGCCGATTCCCTCCAAGCCATCCAAGAG TGCATGAGGGGTTTAAACACTGTACACGTCTTGGAGCCAGCGTGTGAAGAATATCCAAGCCTCACCATTCACAAGCAGCAGCCGTTGCAAGACCATGGGAGGAAAATGCTAACAGAGTCCGCATTTTCGTCCGTGTGCAGG AATGCCACATACTTCCTATCCGAGTTATGGACAAATGACGAAGCTGTAAGGGAGAGTCTGGGTATTCACAAG GGAACAGTTCCATCATGGCTACGATGTGATGTCAATCTACCTTACACACATGAAATCACCAGCGCGGTAGATGATCATGCAGCCCTGATTACTAGAGGATACCGGGCTATGATATATAG TGGAGACCATGACCCTAAAGTATCTTATGTTGACACCCAAGCATGGATCAGACGACTTAAGCTGCCCATCACAGATCCTTGGCGACCATGGCATGTGGACGACCAAATCGTGGG ATACACAAGAACTTTCTCTAACAATCTGACATACGCAACTGTAAAG GGTGCCGGACACACAGCCCCAGAGTACATGCCAAGGGAGTGTCTTGCTATGATCGatagatggctttccggtgagcctCTCTGA
- the LOC123093730 gene encoding serine carboxypeptidase-like 1 isoform X2, giving the protein MATRPPHRPPLVQSFSLLLLLLLLLLLLHPFLSTGTPSITTKAVPRLPGFAGPLPFSLETGYVELDDGVRLFYYFIQSERDPAEDPVLLWLTGGPGCSALSGLVYEIGPFHFDFHGYTGGLPTLLYKPASWTKVSNVIFVDAPAGTGFSYATRDKRTIPSDTLVIQQLHVFLETWFDEHPQFLSNPLYISGDSYSGIIIPSLAMKIAKGIEVGDERLVNLKGVIVGNPLTDTTTVFNARIPFLHGMGIIPDEIYEAAREDCGGEYRWPSNSHCANSLQEIQECMRGLNDVHVLEQICPEYPSLTLDKQPTSRDHGRRRLTESAVSSLCRNATYFLSELWTNDEAVRESLGIHKETVPSWLRCDFNLPYTNEISSTVDDHLALITRGYRAMIYSGDHDSKISYVDTQAWIRRLNLPITDRWRPWHLDDQIVGYTRTYSNNLTYATVKGAGHTAPEYMPRECLAMIDRWLSGEPL; this is encoded by the exons ATGGCGACAAGGCCGCCCCACCGACCGCCGCTTGTGCAATCGTTCTCCCTgctgctgcttctcctcctcctcctcctcctcctccatcctttccTCTCCACCGGGACGCCGTCTATCACCACCAAAGCCGTGCCGCGGCTGCCGGGTTTCGCCGGACCCCTGCCCTTCTCCCTCGAAACAGG GTACGTGGAGCTGGACGACGGCGTCCGCCTCTTCTACTACTTCATCCAGTCGGAGCGCGACCCGGCGGAGGACCCCGTCCTGCTCTGGCTCACCGGCGGGCCCGGCTGCTCCGCCCTCTCCGGCCTCGTCTACGAGATCGGCCCTTTCCACTTCGACTTCCATGGCTACACGGGAGGCCTACCCACTCTGCTCTACAAGCCAGCGTCTTGGACCAAG GTTAGCAATGTCATCTTTGTGGACGCTCCGGCAGGGACAGGCTTCTCGTATGCGACCAGAGACAAGAGAACCATACCCAGTGACACACTTGTTATTCAACAGCTGCACGTCTTCCTCGAAACG TGGTTTGATGAGCATCCACAGTTCTTGTCGAATCCGCTCTACATTTCGGGTGATTCATATAGCGGTATAATCATACCTTCTCTTGCTATGAAAATTGCTAAAG GGATAGAAGTTGGTGATGAGCGACTCGTTAATCTCAAG GGTGTCATTGTTGGCAATCCGTTGACTGATACAACGACGGTCTTCAACGCTCGAATTCCATTTCTTCATGGGATGGGAATTATACCAGATGAAATCTATGAG GCTGCTCGcgaagattgtggaggagaatatcgCTGGCCATCGAACTCCCATTGTGCCAATTCCCTCCAAGAAATCCAAGAG TGCATGAGGGGCTTAAACGATGTACACGTCTTGGAGCAAATCTGTCCAGAATATCCAAGCCTCACCCTTGACAAGCAGCCGACGTCGCGAGATCATGGAAGGAGAAGGCTAACAGAGTCCGCAGTTTCGTCTCTGTGCAGG AATGCCACATACTTCCTGTCCGAGTTGTGGACAAATGACGAAGCTGTAAGGGAGAGTTTGGGTATTCACAAG GAAACCGTTCCATCATGGCTACGATGTGATTTCAATCTACCTTACACGAATGAAATCAGCAGCACGGTCGATGATCATTTAGCCTTGATTACTAGAGGATACCGGGCTATGATATACAG TGGAGATCATGACAGTAAAATATCCTATGTTGACACCCAAGCATGGATCAGACGACTTAACCTGCCCATCACAGACCGTTGGCGACCATGGCATCTGGACGACCAAATTGTGGG ATACACAAGAACTTACTCCAACAATCTGACATACGCAACCGTGAAG GGCGCTGGCCACACAGCCCCGGAGTACATGCCAAGGGAGTGCCTGGCTATGATCGatagatggctttccggtgagcctCTTTGA
- the LOC123093730 gene encoding serine carboxypeptidase-like 1 isoform X1 yields MATRPPHRPPLVQSFSLLLLLLLLLLLLHPFLSTGTPSITTKAVPRLPGFAGPLPFSLETGYVELDDGVRLFYYFIQSERDPAEDPVLLWLTGGPGCSALSGLVYEIGPFHFDFHGYTGGLPTLLYKPASWTKVSNVIFVDAPAGTGFSYATRDKRTIPSDTLVIQQLHVFLETWFDEHPQFLSNPLYISGDSYSGIIIPSLAMKIAKGIEVGDERLVNLKFILIDQGVIVGNPLTDTTTVFNARIPFLHGMGIIPDEIYEAAREDCGGEYRWPSNSHCANSLQEIQECMRGLNDVHVLEQICPEYPSLTLDKQPTSRDHGRRRLTESAVSSLCRNATYFLSELWTNDEAVRESLGIHKETVPSWLRCDFNLPYTNEISSTVDDHLALITRGYRAMIYSGDHDSKISYVDTQAWIRRLNLPITDRWRPWHLDDQIVGYTRTYSNNLTYATVKGAGHTAPEYMPRECLAMIDRWLSGEPL; encoded by the exons ATGGCGACAAGGCCGCCCCACCGACCGCCGCTTGTGCAATCGTTCTCCCTgctgctgcttctcctcctcctcctcctcctcctccatcctttccTCTCCACCGGGACGCCGTCTATCACCACCAAAGCCGTGCCGCGGCTGCCGGGTTTCGCCGGACCCCTGCCCTTCTCCCTCGAAACAGG GTACGTGGAGCTGGACGACGGCGTCCGCCTCTTCTACTACTTCATCCAGTCGGAGCGCGACCCGGCGGAGGACCCCGTCCTGCTCTGGCTCACCGGCGGGCCCGGCTGCTCCGCCCTCTCCGGCCTCGTCTACGAGATCGGCCCTTTCCACTTCGACTTCCATGGCTACACGGGAGGCCTACCCACTCTGCTCTACAAGCCAGCGTCTTGGACCAAG GTTAGCAATGTCATCTTTGTGGACGCTCCGGCAGGGACAGGCTTCTCGTATGCGACCAGAGACAAGAGAACCATACCCAGTGACACACTTGTTATTCAACAGCTGCACGTCTTCCTCGAAACG TGGTTTGATGAGCATCCACAGTTCTTGTCGAATCCGCTCTACATTTCGGGTGATTCATATAGCGGTATAATCATACCTTCTCTTGCTATGAAAATTGCTAAAG GGATAGAAGTTGGTGATGAGCGACTCGTTAATCTCAAG TTTATCTTAATTGATCAGGGTGTCATTGTTGGCAATCCGTTGACTGATACAACGACGGTCTTCAACGCTCGAATTCCATTTCTTCATGGGATGGGAATTATACCAGATGAAATCTATGAG GCTGCTCGcgaagattgtggaggagaatatcgCTGGCCATCGAACTCCCATTGTGCCAATTCCCTCCAAGAAATCCAAGAG TGCATGAGGGGCTTAAACGATGTACACGTCTTGGAGCAAATCTGTCCAGAATATCCAAGCCTCACCCTTGACAAGCAGCCGACGTCGCGAGATCATGGAAGGAGAAGGCTAACAGAGTCCGCAGTTTCGTCTCTGTGCAGG AATGCCACATACTTCCTGTCCGAGTTGTGGACAAATGACGAAGCTGTAAGGGAGAGTTTGGGTATTCACAAG GAAACCGTTCCATCATGGCTACGATGTGATTTCAATCTACCTTACACGAATGAAATCAGCAGCACGGTCGATGATCATTTAGCCTTGATTACTAGAGGATACCGGGCTATGATATACAG TGGAGATCATGACAGTAAAATATCCTATGTTGACACCCAAGCATGGATCAGACGACTTAACCTGCCCATCACAGACCGTTGGCGACCATGGCATCTGGACGACCAAATTGTGGG ATACACAAGAACTTACTCCAACAATCTGACATACGCAACCGTGAAG GGCGCTGGCCACACAGCCCCGGAGTACATGCCAAGGGAGTGCCTGGCTATGATCGatagatggctttccggtgagcctCTTTGA